One Stratiformator vulcanicus genomic window, CAAGTTCTCTCGGCAGTTACGGCGCCGGTAAGAGGCTGGAAGCGGAAGACAGGTGGGTCGAAGGTGACCGTGCAGCTACTGGTTGAGCAACCGACGGCCTTAAGAGTCGAGAGACTGGCTGAACGGTTGAATCTTTCGACCTCAAAGGTTGCAGCACTTCTGCTGGAGTCAGCAATCCATAGCCAAGGGTGGCTGATTAAATTCGTCAACTCGAACTGGGGCCACCGATTTGTTGAGCCATTCGAGGAATTGATGAAGATATGGTTCGGCGACCACAACAAGCTGGAAAAGAGCAAAGATTTGGAGTGCGCGAAACGCACGCAAACTGACATTGATTTGGAGAGTGAACACAGAGCCGCATAAGCCGCAGCGGGGCCGGTCCGAGGCCGCGAGGGACGCCCCGCGGCCTCGGACCTGGCCCCGCTGTGAGCTAAATCGAGCAGCGTTGGTGAAGCAATGTCGTTTCACCAGTTTTCGAAGTCCTCCAAGGATGGAGCATGCAATGCAATTTGATAATCACGGCGAGCCTGAGCGTCCGTTAGACGTGAAAGGCTCGGCCCGTAGCGGCGACACCGGCGGGGAGCCGGGTTCGCCGCAGCGGGCCGAGCAATCTGAAAGCCTTGAAGGCATGGCGTCACCTGTAACACGCCATGCCCCAATTTCAGGTCCGGAGGATTGGGAGTTTCTGGGAGCCAATGTTGATTCCCTTGATCTCGGCGTCTTCGTCGACTGGGGCGAAGGTTGGGATCAATTTTCAGCAGAACTGGCCGAAGCGAAAGAAGCCGCCGCTGGAAGAAAGGATGTTCGGTTCCGAACCGACGACTGCCTCATGCTCCCGAAGGGCAAGGCTCCTGCCTATCAATGGCATCTTCAATACCGAGAGTTTCATCTCTTCATTGGTAAGTCCGGTCAGCCACGTAATGCGTCCCCCAACGTGTTTGTCTCAATCAATGCGAGGGCGTTGTGGCAGTTTGGGATGGACTCGATGGTCGACACGATCGCCACGGTAATTCGTGAACTCGGCGGGAAGGTTCTGCTGGTGAAGCCCAGCCGGGTTGACCTCGCCGCCGACTTCCGTATTTCAGCGGGCCTCAGTGAAGCGTTCCTTCAAGCGTCTCGTGTACCGCAACGCGGAAAGAATGAGTCTTACCGCGATGGGAACACATTGGAGACGTTCTACCTCGGCCAACGTGGCGCGCCGAAAATGCTTCGCATCTATGACAAGGCGCTTGAGGTCGCCAAGAGTGAAAAGACTTGGATGTCCGACATCTGGGACTTGGAAGAATGCCGGGATGTCTGGCGAGTTGAATTTCAAGTCCGCCGTCCGTTCTTAAAGGAACGCGGTATTAATTCGATCGATGATCTTCGAGAGAATCTCGGCGGGATGTGGCAGTACCTCACAACCGATTTCTTCTCGCTGAGGCTGCGCGACAATCCCAATGTCTCCCGCTGTTCCATGCACCCGTTTTGGAGTGACGTGCAGCGAGCCGCAGGAAAGTTTGGTGAGGTCCATAGCTTGGCTCGGATCGAACAGGAATCGATTGCTGACGCCAACTGGTACGTCGCACATATCGCAGGCTGCCTGCTCGGGTATGCGGTCAGGCGACGAAAGCCAACGCTCGACGCGGCGCTTAAGGACGTGGCTCGGGGAGTGATCCGCTACTGGCGGAAGCGAGATTTCGAAGGCGAATATCGCAATCGCTCGATACGCGACGGGTACCGCGGTGACGATGACTTCAAGATGGCGGCGTGACGCTGCTCTCTTCGAAAGTGATCCGCTGATTCGGTTCGTCAAAAGTCGGAATCTCTATCCGTCGGTCTCTCGGAAAGTCAATCGTCGTGAATCCTCTTAATAATTCCGAGCGTCTATTGATCGATCCGAAGGAAGCCGCAAAGGTGCTTTGTATGTCGCCGCGGAAACTCTGGAGCCTCACGACTCCCCGCGGCGACATACCTTGCATCAAAGCGGGGCGACTCGTGCGGTATGATCCCGTCGACCTGCGGGAATGGATCGACCGCACAAAGCTGCAAGGCGTTTCAGAATCTCCAGAAGGCGGAGCCGATTGTGGCAAGCATCTCGATCGACAAGAAAACCGGCCGTCGAACGATTCAGTTCAGCGGCAGTGACGGGAAACGGCGCAGCATTCGTCTCGGCAAGGTCGACAAGCGAACGGCCGAAGCGGTCAAGGTCCGCGTTGAGCGTCTCGTCTCGGCGTTGCTGATGAACCACAGCCCCGACGATGACACGGCTCGATGGGTAGCCGGTCTGGAAGAGCCGCTCTACGAAAAGCTGGCAGCCACCGGCCTTGTTGCGGAGCGCGCCAAGGCCACTCTGAAAGGATTCATCGACCACTACTACGCGACGCGGAAGGACGTAAAGCAATCGACCAAAACGATGTGGGGACACACCCGGCGTAACCTCATTGAGTACTTCGGCGAAGGAAAGAATCTCCGCGACATCACGCAAGGTGACGCGGAAGAATGGCGGCTCTATCTGCTGCACGATCAAAAGCTTGCAAGCAACACAGTCCGCCGTCGCAGTGGAATGGCAAAGCAGATATTCCGGGCGGCGATTCGGCGGAAACTCATCTCTGACAACCCCTTCTCCGATCTGCCTGCGGCGGTCGGTGGAAATGCTGAGCGGCAATACTTTGTGAGTCGTGAAGAAGCCGACAGGGTGCTTGCTGCATGTCCCGACGTGGAATGGCGAGTCCTCTTCGCCCTGTCCCGGTTCGGCGGATTTCGTTGCCCGTCTGAGCACCTGCGACTGCGATGGCAAGACATCGATTGGGCGCAGAATCGGCTGACCGTCCACTCGCCGAAGACCGAACATCACGAAGGGAAAGCATCGCGGCTGCTGCCGCTCTTCCCCGAGTTACGAACGCACCTGTTCGATCTTTGGGAAGCAGCCCCTGAAGGTGCCGAATATGTGATCACGAGATACCGCGGCACCAATTCGAATATGCGGACCACGCTCTCAAAGATCATCAAGCGAGCCGGGTTAAACCCGTGGCCGAAGTTGTTCCATAACCTCCGAGCCACGCGTCAAACGGAGCTGCAGGAAGAGTTCCCGTCGCACGTGGTCTGTAGCTGGATCGGGAACACGCAGTCGATCGCGCAGAAGCACTACCTGCAGGTGACCGAGGATCACTTCGAGCAGGCAGCAGGCGGTGCAAAATCCGGTGCAGTGGATAGGCAAAATGCGGTGCAGCGAGAAGCCGCACCAAATCGCACCGTTTCGCAGGGCAATCCGCAAGTCGTGAGGCGAAAGAAAGATACGCCGCCCCGTGCGATTCGGTGCGGCGTATTGCAACGACAAAAACTGGGCGATGAGGGACTCGAACCCCCGACATCTTGCGTGTAAAGCAAGCGCTCTAACCAACTGAGCTAATCGCCCTCCGGTGGAGATCGGACAGCGCTTCCGGCGGGCCGGTTCGTGTCACAACTTCCGCAGGCACGATAGAATACGCGCACTCGGCGGTCAATTCTCCGTTGGTTTCGGGGGATCGTCACCGGGCCGATGGTCGCTCGTTTTCACGCCTGCGTTGGATCGACAGGTTCCGCATTATCAGTTCTGGAAGTCAGCTTCTCAATGACGTCGTTGCTGCAAGAGTATGCCGGGACACTCGAGCGGTTGGAGCGGGAACTGCACCAGCTCGAACAGAATTGCGGCCTGCTCCAACTCGATCCGATCGTCGGCCGACCGTGGCATGAACTGCTGGTCGAGAAACTGATTCCGCAGACGGGGCGCGGCGCGTACCTCGTGGTGGGGATCGTCGGCGGAACGAACATCGGCAAGAGTGTCATTTTCAACCACCTCGCCGGCGAACGCGTGAGCGCGACTACCCCGTTGGCATCGGGAACGCGGCACCCGGTTTGTCTTGTTCCACAGGGGTTTGGCGAGTCGCGCGAACTCGCCGAGGTCTTCCCGAAATTCGATTTGAAGCCGTGGGTTGAAGCGGACGCTGCCCTGCAGGAAGACGATCGAGACCTGCTGTTTTGGCGCGAAAGTGGAGCGATCCCGAGCAATCTCGTGCTGCTTGATACGCCCGACGTCGACAGCGATGCCCGCGTCAATTGGGATCGAGCGGCCAAGGTGCGATCGGCTGCGGACGTGCTGCTCGTCGTTCTGACTCAGCAGAAATACAACGACGCCGCGATTCGTGAATTCTTTGCTCGCGCCGCCCGCGAAGAGAAGGCGATCGTGCTCGTGTTCAATCAATTGCACCTGCCCGAAGATGCCGATTATTGGACGACCTGGACGAAGACGTTTTGCGAGTCGACCGGCGTGTCGCCCGAATATGTCTACCTCGCGCCGCATGATCGAGCCGCAGCCGAACAGGGAGAGCTGTCGTTCGTTGAGCATTCCTGGCCGCCCGAAGCTGAGGACGGGAAGCAGATTGCAGAAGGT contains:
- a CDS encoding replication initiation factor domain-containing protein; amino-acid sequence: MQFDNHGEPERPLDVKGSARSGDTGGEPGSPQRAEQSESLEGMASPVTRHAPISGPEDWEFLGANVDSLDLGVFVDWGEGWDQFSAELAEAKEAAAGRKDVRFRTDDCLMLPKGKAPAYQWHLQYREFHLFIGKSGQPRNASPNVFVSINARALWQFGMDSMVDTIATVIRELGGKVLLVKPSRVDLAADFRISAGLSEAFLQASRVPQRGKNESYRDGNTLETFYLGQRGAPKMLRIYDKALEVAKSEKTWMSDIWDLEECRDVWRVEFQVRRPFLKERGINSIDDLRENLGGMWQYLTTDFFSLRLRDNPNVSRCSMHPFWSDVQRAAGKFGEVHSLARIEQESIADANWYVAHIAGCLLGYAVRRRKPTLDAALKDVARGVIRYWRKRDFEGEYRNRSIRDGYRGDDDFKMAA
- a CDS encoding tyrosine-type recombinase/integrase, coding for MWGHTRRNLIEYFGEGKNLRDITQGDAEEWRLYLLHDQKLASNTVRRRSGMAKQIFRAAIRRKLISDNPFSDLPAAVGGNAERQYFVSREEADRVLAACPDVEWRVLFALSRFGGFRCPSEHLRLRWQDIDWAQNRLTVHSPKTEHHEGKASRLLPLFPELRTHLFDLWEAAPEGAEYVITRYRGTNSNMRTTLSKIIKRAGLNPWPKLFHNLRATRQTELQEEFPSHVVCSWIGNTQSIAQKHYLQVTEDHFEQAAGGAKSGAVDRQNAVQREAAPNRTVSQGNPQVVRRKKDTPPRAIRCGVLQRQKLGDEGLEPPTSCV
- a CDS encoding helix-turn-helix domain-containing protein; the encoded protein is MSPRKLWSLTTPRGDIPCIKAGRLVRYDPVDLREWIDRTKLQGVSESPEGGADCGKHLDRQENRPSNDSVQRQ